GCAGGGCAGCGTAAACGCACGTGCATATGCGCGCGATGCTGGAACCAGGGGCGTACTTTACGTAGCCAGTCACGATCGTTTCCGGCATCGAGGCAAAGCTGTTGTTTAATAGCCGGATTGACGAAAATACGGGTGACGTCATTGTCTTGTGCTGCCAGTTTGATCAGACTGGCGATATCCGACGACCAGCGCGACGGCACGACATGTTTACCGTCGCGGGACACCAGATCTAACGCCTGCGGGCGCAATAGCTGCGCCTGGCTCCAGCGCGTTTTCGGCAACTGCAAGAAAATATCCACATCAAGCCCGGTCTGATGACTGGCGTGTCCGCCATTAAAGCGGCCTCCGGCAGGCATCCCCATGTCGCCTATCAGGACGGTTCCGAGCCCCCGTTGCTGCGCCTGATGACTCAACCGCTGGATAAACATGACCAGATCCGGGTGGCCGAAATAACGGCGCTGATCGGTGCGCATCACCTGATAATTATCGGACTGTACCGGCAACGTGTCGGCGCCAATGATGCATCCGTTGGCAAAGCTACCGATAGACTGGGCGGCGCCGGGGACAGGATGGGTTATTTTCTGCCACGGCGTCGCCGCCAGGCTGGCGCTACTGACAAACCATGCCAGCAGCGCAATCGCGGTTTTTTTCATTTCTTACCAGCGTGGAATCTCTGTCTTTACATCCGCATTCTGTGCCCGATGGCGCAGCAGGTGATCCATCAGCACGATCGCCAGCATGGCTTCTGCGATCGGCACTGCGCGAATCCCCACACACGGATCGTGGCGCCCTTTGGTGATCATTTCGACTTCTTCACCTGCCCGGTTGATCGTACGTCCCGGCACGGTAATGCTGGAGGTAGGTTTCAGCGCCATATGCGCCACAATGTGTTGCCCGCTACTGATGCCACCGAGGATGCCGCCAGCGTGGTTGCTCTGAAAACCCTGCGCCGTGATTTCATCGCGATTCTGGCTGCCGCGCAGCGCCACCACGTTAAATCCTTCGCCGATCTCCACGCCTTTCACCGCATTAATGCTCATCAGCGCATGGGCGATGTCCGCATCCAGTCGGTCAAATACCGGTTCGCCAAGCCCTGCCGGCACGCCGCTCGCCATCACCGTCACTTTCGCGCCGATGGAGTCACCCTCTTTTTTCAGCGCGCGCATCAGTTCGTCCAGCGCGTCAAGTTTGTCCGCATCGGGACAAAAGAACGGATTAAGCTCAACCTGACGCCAGTCTTTAATCTCCAGCGGAATGTCGCCCATCTGGGTCAGGCAGCCGCGGATTTCGATGCCGAACTTTTCCGCCAGGTATTTCTTGGCGATCGCCCCTGCCGCTACGCGCATCGCGGTTTCACGCGCGGAAGAACGTCCACCGCCACGGTAATCGCGCAGGCCGTATTTCTGCTCATAGGTGTAATCCGCGTGTCCCGGACGAAAAACATCTTTAATCGCGCTGTAGTCCTGCGAGCGCTGATCGGTGTTTTCAATCAGTAGGCCAATGCTGGTGCCGGTCGTCACGCCATCAAACACGCCGGAGAGAATTTTTACCTGGTCCGGTTCGCGGCGCTGGGTAGTATAGCGCGAGGTGCCGGGGCGGCGTCTGTCGAGATCGTGTTGCAGATCGGCCTCCGTCAACGGGATGCCGGGCGGCACGCCATCGACGATACACCCAAGCGCCAGCCCGTGTGATTCGCCGAAAGTGGTTACGCGAAAGAGTTGTCCAATTGTGTTTCCTGCCATCACGGCTCCGTTATCGTTGTTGTCGTTTGCGTGTTTTAATCTTTATAAATATTGAAATGTTCACGGGCCGCGAGCAACTGCGCTTTGGTCAACATAAAGACGCCATCGCCGCCGTTGTCAAACTCCAGCCAGGTGAACGGCACATCCGGATACTGCTCCATCAGATGTACCATGCTGTTTCCGACTTCACAAATCAGAACGCCGTCATCGGACAGATAATCCGGCGCATTTCCCAGGATACGACGGGTCAATTTGAGGCCGTCAGTGCCGGACGCCAGCCCCAGCTCAGGTTCGTGGCGATATTCGTTCGGCAGATCGGACATATCCTCCGCATCGACATAAGGCGGGTTAGTGACAATCAGATCGTACTGAACTTTCGGCAGATCGCGGAACAGATCGGAACGGATTGGCGTCACGTGATGGATAAGACCGTGTTCTTCAATGTTATGCTCGGCGACAGCCAGCGCATCCGGCGAAATATCGACCGCATCAACCTCTGCGTCCGGGAAAGCATAAGCACAGGCGATGGCGATGCAGCCGCTGCCGGTACACATATCCAGAATATATTTCGGCTGTTGGCTAATAAGGCCAGCGAAGTGGTTATTAATCAGCTCGCCAATCGGTGAACGCGGCACCAGCACGCGCTCATCGACATAAAATTCGTGGCCGCAGAACCAGGCTTTATTGGTCAGGTAGGCGACCGGGATACGCTCGTTAATGCGACGAATCACTCGCTCGACAATGCGGTGTTTTTCGCTGGACGTCAGCCGCGCGGTCCGCATATCTTCCGGAATATCCAGCGGCAGATAAAGAGACGGCAACACCAGTTGTACCGCTTCATCCCACGGGTTATCGGTACCGTGTCCATACCAGATATTCGCCGCGCTAAAGCGGCTTACCGCCCAGCGCAACATGTCCTGAATGGTATGCAGTTCACTTACTGCTTCATCGACGAAAATTTTATCCACGTATTCCTCCAGGGCATGCTCGCATTAAATTCGGCGGCTAGTTTGCCACGAAGACAGGGATAAATCAGCATTGACGCGGCGGGAGAATACGAAAAATCCGTTTTGACCGTTCGGATATCCTCCGGGTCGGGTAAACTAAGGCAAAAGATCAGACGAGACCCACGAATGAAAAAGAAAACATCGCTCAGCGAGGAGGACCAGGCGCTGTTCCGTCAGCTGATGGTCGGCACCCGAAAGATTAAACAGGATACTATCGTCCATCGGCCACTGCGCAAGAAAATCACGGAAGTCCCTACCCGAAGGTTAATTCAGGAACAGGCGGACGCCAGCCACTATTTTTCCGATGAGTTCCAGCCGCTGCTCAATACGGAAGGGCCGGTAAAGTATGTCCGTGAAGATGTCAGCCATTTCGAGCTAAAAAAAATGCGCCGCGGCGACTATTCGCCGGAACTGTTTCTGGATTTACACGGCTTAACGCAGCTTCAGGCCAAGCAGGAACTGGGGGCGCTGATTGCCGCCTGCCGTCGGGAACATATTTTTTGCGCCTGCGTCATGCATGGACACGGTAAACATATTCTGAAACAGCAAACGCCGTTATGGCTGGCGCAGCATCCGCATGTGATGGCCTTTCATCAGGCGCCGAAAGAGTACGGCGGCGACGCCGCGCTGCTGGTGTTGATTGAAGTGGAAGAGTGGCAACCGCCCGAATTACCCTGATGCGGAATTGCCGGATGGCGGCGCAAGCGCCTGATCCAGCCTACGAACAGCCAGCGCTGTCGTAGGCCTGATAAGCGAAGCGCCATCAGGCAGCAAAGATTAAATCGCTTTCGCCATTTTCAGATTGCAGGGACTCATTTGCCAGTTGAATGTCCCCTTGCCGCTTTCATCAAGCGTAACGTTGGCAATTGCGGACGTCGTGAACATCGGCGGCGTTTCGCCCGGACAAAGCTCAGATACCAGGTATCCGACCAGAGGTAAGTGAGAAATCACCAGCACCGATCCGATCTCTTCATTGGCCAGCGCCTGGAGGTAGGCGCTGACCAGACCGACATCGCCACAGGGCGTTAGCTCCGGCAGGACATCCACCTGAGCCGGCAGATTCATACAATCGCCGACCACATCTAACGTCTGTTCGGCCCGAAGAAACGGACTCACCAGAACACGTTCGATATCCACTTTTTGACCTTTCAGCCAGTTCGCCATCAGGCGAGACTCGTCACACCCACAAGGGGTCAAGGGACGAACCGAATCACTGGCGGCATCGAGGGCTGCGTCGCCGTGACGCATGATAAAAACTTGCATATTGCACCGCTTTTGTTAACCAGTTTCACCAACACGCTTACCACATGCCCCTATTGGCTGCGGCAAAAATGCGGTGGCCGGCATTGTGCCTTATCCATTCACTGAATGAAACGCTGTTTTTTACCTCAATGGCGTAAGTATAGTCAATCCTTGATTATTATTTCGCCACTAAGGAGGCATTCAGTGCGGATTCATATTCTCTTTGACCTCAATTTCCCTGGTCAGTTTCCCCATTCGTCCAGAAATGCTCCCTGCGCTCCGCCATGCGCACTAATTGTTCACAAGGCGCGTAACGAGGACCGTAAAGTGCGGCCAGGCGCTGTAATGTCGCCACCATTTCACCCGGCCCGAGAGCATCCATATAGCGGAACGGGCCACCGAGAAACGGCGGAAAACCGATACCAAACACGGCGCCGATATCGCCATCGCGCGCGCTGCGAATCACTTTTTCGTCGAAACAGCGCGCCGCTTCGTTAAGCATTAACATGACACAGCGCTCTGCCACCTGCTGCGCAGACAATCGACTCTGCCCTTGCACGCCAATAAGCTTATAAATAGCAGGGTCAACCTGTTTTTTGCTTTTACGCCCTTTTTCGCCATAAAGATAGAAACCGCGACCATTTTTTCTACCTTTGCGATCGTCATTCAAAATTGAAGCGACAACATTTGCAGGCGCGCTAAAACGTTCTCCATACGCCGCCTCAAGCACAGGAATAATTTTAGTGCCCGTGTCGATTCCTACCTCATCCAAAAGTTGGATTGGCCCCACCGGAAAACCAAATTTTACCAGGGCGGCGTCAATATGTTCGACGCGTTCGCCTTCAGTCAGCATCCGAATCGCCTCATTGATATATGGCGCAAGAATTCGGTTAACATAAAACCCGGCTTTATCACTGACGACTATCGGGGTTTTACCCTGTTTTTTCGCCAGCTTAACGGTCGTGGCGATGGTCTGCGCGGAAGTAGACGCATGAGGAATAACCTCAACCAGCGGCATTTTTTCGACCGGGCTAAAAAAGTGCAATCCAATCACCTGTTCCGGTCTGGCCGCATTCGCCGCAATATCGCCAATCGGCAGGGAAGAAGTATTGGAGGCAAAAATGGTGTGAGCAGCGCAATTTTGCTCCACTTCCGCCACCATCTGTTGTTTTAACGGCAGATCTTCAAACACCGCTTCAATGACCAGATCACGATGACTGAAACCACGGTAATCGGTCGAACCTGATATCAACGCCAACTGTTTATCGCGTTCGCTGGCTTTGATATGGCGGCGGCGTACTTTTGTTTCAAGCAGATCCCAGCTGTACTTCAGAGCATGATTGATCCCCTGAGTATTTATATCCTTAATTCGTACTGGCAAGCCGCCTTTACAGGCCGTAACCCAGGCGATACCGCCGCCCATTAACCCGCCGCCTAAGATGCCCACGCTGTTCAGCGGGCCGGGCGGCGCATCGCTACCGGGATCTTTTTTCACCTCGGTACTGGCAAAGAAAATAGCGCGCAGCGCCTGCGATTGAGGCGTCATCGCCAGCTCGCCGAAAGCGCGCGCTTCCGCGTCATAGCCGCTACTGCTGCCCTGCGCCAGTCCAGTTTCAATCACATCAATGATCCGCTCCGTCGCCGGATAATTACCCTGCGTTTTTTGCGCTGTCTTTTTACGCACCAGGCGAAATAACAGCGCGCGCCCCAGCGGCCCCGCCAGGATACGTTCACGGACCGGTAATGTCCGCTGCGCCAGGCGTTCTTTTTTAGCCAGCTCGACAGCCGCTTCCAGTAAAATAGTTTGCGGCACCACATCATCAACCAGCCCGGCTTTAAGCGCCTGTCTGGCGCGAAGCTGTTTACCTGTCAGGATCATATCCAGCGCGGTACTGACCCCCACCAGCCGCGGAAGTCGCTGCGTTCCGCCCGATCCCGGTAAAAGCCCTAACTGTACCTCCGGCAGTCCGAGAACGGTTTTAACGTCGTCGGTACAGATGCGCCGATGGCAGGCCAGCGCCATTTCAAGGCCGCCCCCCAGACAGGCGCCGTGAATGGCGGCGATAACCGGAACAGGCAACGCCTGGATCTCCGCCATCAGTTGCTGTCCCTGACGCGCCAGCGTTTCCGCTTCCTGCGCGTTTTGGCAGTGACCTATCATGTTGATATCAGCGCCAGCAATAAAGTTATCTGCTTTGGCTGAGATAAAAACAACGCCCTGCAACGCTTTATTTTCCCGGATCTGCTTCAGGATGGCGCGTACCTGCGTGGCAAACTCCGCTTTCAGGGTGTTCACCTTTTCTCCAG
This DNA window, taken from Salmonella enterica subsp. enterica serovar Typhimurium str. LT2, encodes the following:
- the mepA gene encoding penicillin-insensitive murein DD-endopeptidase (similar to E. coli murein DD-endopeptidase, penicillin-insensitive (AAC75388.1); Blastp hit to AAC75388.1 (274 aa), 89% identity in aa 1 - 274); this encodes MKKTAIALLAWFVSSASLAATPWQKITHPVPGAAQSIGSFANGCIIGADTLPVQSDNYQVMRTDQRRYFGHPDLVMFIQRLSHQAQQRGLGTVLIGDMGMPAGGRFNGGHASHQTGLDVDIFLQLPKTRWSQAQLLRPQALDLVSRDGKHVVPSRWSSDIASLIKLAAQDNDVTRIFVNPAIKQQLCLDAGNDRDWLRKVRPWFQHRAHMHVRLRCPADSLECEDQPLPPPGDGCGAELQSWFEPPKPGTTKPEKKTPPPLPPSCQALLDEHVL
- the aroC gene encoding chorismate synthase (similar to E. coli chorismate synthase (AAC75389.1); Blastp hit to AAC75389.1 (361 aa), 95% identity in aa 1 - 361), encoding MAGNTIGQLFRVTTFGESHGLALGCIVDGVPPGIPLTEADLQHDLDRRRPGTSRYTTQRREPDQVKILSGVFDGVTTGTSIGLLIENTDQRSQDYSAIKDVFRPGHADYTYEQKYGLRDYRGGGRSSARETAMRVAAGAIAKKYLAEKFGIEIRGCLTQMGDIPLEIKDWRQVELNPFFCPDADKLDALDELMRALKKEGDSIGAKVTVMASGVPAGLGEPVFDRLDADIAHALMSINAVKGVEIGEGFNVVALRGSQNRDEITAQGFQSNHAGGILGGISSGQHIVAHMALKPTSSITVPGRTINRAGEEVEMITKGRHDPCVGIRAVPIAEAMLAIVLMDHLLRHRAQNADVKTEIPRW
- the yfcB gene encoding putative methylase (similar to E. coli putative adenine-specific methylase (AAC75390.1); Blastp hit to AAC75390.1 (421 aa), 94% identity in aa 112 - 421) — its product is MDKIFVDEAVSELHTIQDMLRWAVSRFSAANIWYGHGTDNPWDEAVQLVLPSLYLPLDIPEDMRTARLTSSEKHRIVERVIRRINERIPVAYLTNKAWFCGHEFYVDERVLVPRSPIGELINNHFAGLISQQPKYILDMCTGSGCIAIACAYAFPDAEVDAVDISPDALAVAEHNIEEHGLIHHVTPIRSDLFRDLPKVQYDLIVTNPPYVDAEDMSDLPNEYRHEPELGLASGTDGLKLTRRILGNAPDYLSDDGVLICEVGNSMVHLMEQYPDVPFTWLEFDNGGDGVFMLTKAQLLAAREHFNIYKD
- the yfcN gene encoding putative Smr domain containing protein (similar to E. coli orf, hypothetical protein (AAC75391.1); Blastp hit to AAC75391.1 (183 aa), 93% identity in aa 1 - 183), producing MKKKTSLSEEDQALFRQLMVGTRKIKQDTIVHRPLRKKITEVPTRRLIQEQADASHYFSDEFQPLLNTEGPVKYVREDVSHFELKKMRRGDYSPELFLDLHGLTQLQAKQELGALIAACRREHIFCACVMHGHGKHILKQQTPLWLAQHPHVMAFHQAPKEYGGDAALLVLIEVEEWQPPELP
- the sixA gene encoding phosphohistidine phosphatase (similar to E. coli orf, hypothetical protein (AAC75400.1); Blastp hit to AAC75400.1 (161 aa), 89% identity in aa 1 - 161) → MQVFIMRHGDAALDAASDSVRPLTPCGCDESRLMANWLKGQKVDIERVLVSPFLRAEQTLDVVGDCMNLPAQVDVLPELTPCGDVGLVSAYLQALANEEIGSVLVISHLPLVGYLVSELCPGETPPMFTTSAIANVTLDESGKGTFNWQMSPCNLKMAKAI
- the yfcX gene encoding putative dehydrogenase (similar to E. coli putative enzyme (AAC75401.1); Blastp hit to AAC75401.1 (714 aa), 86% identity in aa 1 - 712), coding for MTTTSAFMLNVRLDNVAVVAIDVPGEKVNTLKAEFATQVRAILKQIRENKALQGVVFISAKADNFIAGADINMIGHCQNAQEAETLARQGQQLMAEIQALPVPVIAAIHGACLGGGLEMALACHRRICTDDVKTVLGLPEVQLGLLPGSGGTQRLPRLVGVSTALDMILTGKQLRARQALKAGLVDDVVPQTILLEAAVELAKKERLAQRTLPVRERILAGPLGRALLFRLVRKKTAQKTQGNYPATERIIDVIETGLAQGSSSGYDAEARAFGELAMTPQSQALRAIFFASTEVKKDPGSDAPPGPLNSVGILGGGLMGGGIAWVTACKGGLPVRIKDINTQGINHALKYSWDLLETKVRRRHIKASERDKQLALISGSTDYRGFSHRDLVIEAVFEDLPLKQQMVAEVEQNCAAHTIFASNTSSLPIGDIAANAARPEQVIGLHFFSPVEKMPLVEVIPHASTSAQTIATTVKLAKKQGKTPIVVSDKAGFYVNRILAPYINEAIRMLTEGERVEHIDAALVKFGFPVGPIQLLDEVGIDTGTKIIPVLEAAYGERFSAPANVVASILNDDRKGRKNGRGFYLYGEKGRKSKKQVDPAIYKLIGVQGQSRLSAQQVAERCVMLMLNEAARCFDEKVIRSARDGDIGAVFGIGFPPFLGGPFRYMDALGPGEMVATLQRLAALYGPRYAPCEQLVRMAERREHFWTNGETDQGN